The Microlunatus soli genome contains the following window.
CATCCGGAGCGGCCGTACCCGCGAGCCGTGGACATGGTGCTGGACCGGCGCCGGATGCTGCGACACCGATCTCGAAATCGATGAAAGTTGCATTGAATGGGGGAGCTCGTGGCACGATGGGGTGACGGACCCGATGGAGGTTGACGGCCACTCGGGGGATGTGGGGATGTGCGACGTCCATCGGGTCCGTACTAATCGCCGGCTCCGGCGCTGACTCCCGGGGCCACGCGCACCCAACTGATTCGGTGCCGCTGACGTCGTCGGCTAGGGTTTGTCGCGCCGATCCGCCGCCGGTCATCGATGTGCTGCGGTTGCCCGGGTGCATAGCTCAGTTGGTTAGAGCACTTCCCTTACAAGGAAGGGGCCGGGGGTTCGAGTCCCTCTGCACCCACTTGCCGGTCACAGCCGATTCCTCTATCAGGTCAGCGATCCCGGAGCGAGCGCCAACAGCTGGCCCAGATCGCCGGCTGCTTCGGCTGCGCACCAAGCGGTGATCGCAGTCAACGCGCAGCTCGCGGCCATGGCAAAAGAGTTGCTGCGTGGAGTCGGCGTCAGCAGTGCTCGGACCCGACGGGGGACCGGGCCGTCGGCGCGTGAGGCGATCGGCGCTGCCATCGCCAGTCGGACCGCAGGCAGGGCACCGGGGTCGGTCCGAGGTCCGGTTGCCAGGGCCGCCTTCGTGATGGCGACCGCCACGGCCCGACGGTCGCCGGTCACCTGGGCCGCGTGCTCGTCGGCCCACCGCTCGATCGCGAATTCGACCGCCGGCACCAGTGGTCGAAGGAACGGATTCGCCGCAGCCGCGAGTCGGACGACGGAGACATAGCCGTGGTGACCATGATCAAGATGGGCATGCTCGTGGGCCAGCAGGGCATCGAAGTCGGTGGCGTCCAGAGCGGTAATCATGCCTCGGGAGACGACGATCCGAGCGGGGCGACCGGGGATGGCATACGCGTCCGCAGCCGGGCTCGCGGTGACGACGATCCGATCCGGG
Protein-coding sequences here:
- a CDS encoding M56 family metallopeptidase is translated as MQPDVVICLLAPLLAVPIARATTRWLHPRTATMVITVSAVVLAATSCIGLGILVIGALARWDIVSESDRIAHRSVLLRQLTIPPVAAVATLALTAASVAAIGYGIRRLRSLVRSHRHARSFAGPDRIVVTASPAADAYAIPGRPARIVVSRGMITALDATDFDALLAHEHAHLDHGHHGYVSVVRLAAAANPFLRPLVPAVEFAIERWADEHAAQVTGDRRAVAVAITKAALATGPRTDPGALPAVRLAMAAPIASRADGPVPRRVRALLTPTPRSNSFAMAASCALTAITAWCAAEAAGDLGQLLALAPGSLT